One Mus musculus strain C57BL/6J chromosome 2, GRCm38.p6 C57BL/6J genomic window, TATGGTTTTGGAACCTCCTTCCTCCAGCTATGTCCCACCTTTCCAGGGCCAAACTTTCAGTAAATGGGTGTCTTTGGAAGGTACTTTATTCCCAGCCATCAAAGAATAAGTCTATTTTCCAAAGCCTTGAAGAAAGCAGAATTGCATGGTAAGAGCTGTGCCCACTGCCAAATCAGGAACAGGCAGCAAGTCTTCCTAAGAAAGCAAGGTATTAGAAAAAGTTTGTGGGCAGTTATCAACACAGTCTCAAATGGAGAATTGGAGAAAACTAAGAAATGTTAAAGgtcaaattttttaaagatttagatatgtatttattttatgtatgtgagtacactgtagctttacagatggttgtgagccttcatgtgcttgttggaaattgaatttttagggaCTCTGCTTGCCCTGGTCAACCCCACTCACTCTGCTCAGGcccactctggcccaaagatttatttattattatacataagtacactgtagctgtcttcagacgtgtcagtagagggtgtcagatctcactattagtgattgtgagctaccatgtggttgctgggaattgaactcaggaccttcaaaagagcagttggtgctcttacccgctgagccatctcaccagcccaaaggttaatttttttaatcaaacAATTAAAAGCTCAAAGtcagaaaaatgaaagcaatctGAATTGTATGTGAGCTTGTCTGAAAGATTTAAGAGCAAAAATTGTGCCTAACTGCAAAAAAAAATAGCCTTTTGTAAAGAAGCAGACCCTTTGTGGAAAATTACTGATGTTAGCTTTACTCCAGTCACCAGTGCTCGTGGTCAATGTATTCATGTATTGAATATCAATACACATAAACAATTTCTGTTCATGGGAGAGGAGAAGCTAGGAGGTTATTTCCGGGGCTTCTGAAGATGAATGACCGTGCTTACTTTAGTCATTGCTGGCAATTCTTACACCCTTACTGTGTTTATTCAAGAATATGAAAATGGCTAGGTAAACATGAATAAAACTGTACTTTATTGATTTTGCAGAGTTCTGGGGAAGATTTCTGAGGCATGGAGCTTCCAGCAGGTTTGGAAGAAAGTAAAGTGAATTCCATGATGCAACAACACAAGTGAGGTCTGTGGACACCCACCAAACCAACTCCTCTCTGGCAGGAATTTTAGATTGACGAATACTATGCTGCCTTTGCAAAAGGACAAGAAACTAGTGCCCAAAAGACGTGTTCTTCAGCATTTGGATTAGACGTGTTCTCAAGACAATGGCTTCAAAGGTCTCCTGCCTCTATGTATTGACCGTTGTGTGCTGGGCCAGCGCTCTCTGGTACTTGAGCATAACCAGACCTACTTCATCCTACACTGGCTCCAAGCCGTTCAGTCACCTAACAGTTGCCAGGAAAAACTTCACCTTTGGCAACATAAGAACTCGACCTATAAACCCACATTCTTTTGAATTTCTGATAAATGAGCCCAACAAGTGCGAGAAAAACATTCCTTTTCTCGTGATCCTCATTAGCACCACACACAAGGAATTTGATGCCCGCCAGGCAATCCGGGAGACATGGGGGGATGAAAACAACTTCAAAGGGATCAAGATAGCCACACTTTTCCTCCTGGGCAAAAATGCTGATCCTGTTCTGAACCAGATGGTGGAGCAAGAGAGCCAGATCTTCCATGACATCATCGTGGAGGACTTCATTGACTCCTACCACAATCTCACCCTCAAAACCTTAATGGGGATGAGATGGGTTGCCACTTTCTGTTCAAAAGCCAAGTACGTCATGAAAACCGACAGTGACATTTTTGTGAACATGGACAACCTTATTTATAAACTCCTGAAACCCTCTACCAAGCCAAGAAGAAGGTATTTCACTGGTTACGTCATCAACGGCGGGCCAATCAGGGATGTCCGCAGTAAGTGGTATATGCCTAGAGATTTGTACCCTGACAGCAACTACCCACCGTTCTGTTCAGGGACTGGCTATATCTTTTCCGCTGATGTGGCTGAACTCATTTACAAGACCTCGCTCCACACCAGGCTGCTTCATCTTGAAGATGTGTACGTGGGACTGTGTCTTCGAAAGCTTGGCATCCATCCTTTCCAGAATAGTGGCTTCAATCACTGGAAAATGGCCTACAGTTTGTGTCGGTACCGCCGCGTCATCACTGTCCACCAGATCTCTCCAGAAGAAATGCACAGAATCTGGAATGACATGTCAAGCAAGAAGCATCTGAGATGTTAGGACTTCTATTAATGTAAATAACTTTCTTTTCTAAGAAATGGGGACTAAGATGTTGGTATTTACAGGTGTCACCAAGGGAACATGAACTGGCCAGGGGTTTGTAAAtgttttgctttctgttcctAGTTCTTTCTCGGATCAGTATTTTACATGTATTGGGCTCGGCCATAGAAATGGTGAGAGAGTTAGAGGGCCGGATTTCATTCTCAGGTCCTAAGACATTGCCATTTATATCAAAAAGTGACTCTAAATAACTGCCAGGATTGGTGCACTGTGCATCTGAGATAAAGATCTGGGCCAGGAGATAGAAACTCACAGTAATGCCCTCATAGCATCTCTGCAAACGTAAATAGTaattctttctttgaaaataaaaaaatcaaaccaagtcAGAAAAGATCCGCAGTCAGGAACACACACTAGATGTTATCATTAATGCTGTGTGCTGTTGTCATG contains:
- the B3galt1 gene encoding beta-1,3-galactosyltransferase 1, whose protein sequence is MASKVSCLYVLTVVCWASALWYLSITRPTSSYTGSKPFSHLTVARKNFTFGNIRTRPINPHSFEFLINEPNKCEKNIPFLVILISTTHKEFDARQAIRETWGDENNFKGIKIATLFLLGKNADPVLNQMVEQESQIFHDIIVEDFIDSYHNLTLKTLMGMRWVATFCSKAKYVMKTDSDIFVNMDNLIYKLLKPSTKPRRRYFTGYVINGGPIRDVRSKWYMPRDLYPDSNYPPFCSGTGYIFSADVAELIYKTSLHTRLLHLEDVYVGLCLRKLGIHPFQNSGFNHWKMAYSLCRYRRVITVHQISPEEMHRIWNDMSSKKHLRC